CTCTCGATCATGAACCGCTGCGGCGAGGCTCTGCGGGTGTTCTCGGCCTCGGCCCATATCCCGGCCGCAGTGATGCTGATCGGCGGCCGTGGCTGGATGGCGGGACCTGCCTGCATCATCCCGCGCCAGAGCGTCGCACTCTACGATCTCTGCAAGGCGGGCCGCTGGGATGAGGCCATGGCGCTGCAGCGCCGGCTGTGGCGCATCAACGAGGCCTTCGCCCGCTTCAATCTCGCCGCCTGTATCAAGGCGGGGTTGGCGAGCCAGGGCTACGATGTCGGCGATCCCGTCCTGCCGCAGGTCCCGCTGACGGCCGACGCACGCAAGGTCGTGGAAGCGGCGTTGCGGGAGCTGAAATAGCCGTTTGCCACGCGGCAATTTGCCCCGGCGCCGTGCCGGACGCAAAAACACTCCTTACCTGACGGAGAAACTTCCGTTCGTTTGCGACGTTGCTGCGTGAGCGAGGTGTGTGACCACATGCATGTGCGTCCCGAGATCGTATCCGGCACAAGAGACGGTAATCCCCGATGAATCGTCGCTATGCGATTGCCGCGGCGGTCTTCGCCGCCCTGCTGCTCGCCATCACGTCCGCGAAAATCCTGCATGTCCCGAGCTCGTATGTCCCATGGGCGGCGCCCTCCGCACGTGCCGTCGAGCAGCGCGGGCCGCTGTCCGATGGCGAAAAGGCGACCATCGACATCTTCGAGCGCGTATCGCCTTCGGTCGTCCAGGTTGCCGTCAAGTCGGCGGCCAATCCTCTAATGAGCGAGGAAGGGCAGGGCAGCGGCGGAGCTTCAGGCACGGGCTTCGTCTGGGATCGCGACGGACATCTCGTGACGAACAACCATGTCGTGGCCAATGGCAACGAGATCGCCGTGCGCTTCGCGTCGGGAGAGGTGGCCGAGGTCGAGCTCGTCGGCCGAGCTCCCAATTACGATCTCGCGGTGCTGCGGATCCGCAGCGTGCGCCAGCTTCCGCCGCCGATCGCGCTCGGCAGTTCGAACGACCTGAAGGTCGGGCAGTCTGCCTTCGCGATCGGCAATCCCTTTGGGCTGGATCAATCGATGACGAGCGGCATCATCAGCGCGCTCAAGCGCAGGCTTCCGACTCATGGCGGCCGGGAGATTGCCAACGTCATCCAGACCGATGCCGCGATCAACCCGGGCAATTCGGGCGGGCCTTTGCTGGATTCCGCCGGCCGGCTGATCGGCGTCACCACGGCGATCATCTCGCCGTCCGGATCGAACGCCGGGATCGGCTTTGCGGTGCCGGTCGACATCGTGAATCGGATTGTCCCCGAGCTCATTCGCAACGGCCGCGTGCCGACGCCCGGCATCGGCATTGTGGCCGCCGGCGAGGATGTCTCGACCCGGCTTGGCGTCGAAGGGGTGATCGTCGTGCGGACGGCCCCCGGAAGTCCGGCTGAGCAGGCGGGGATTCGTGGTGTCAACTTTTCGACTGGGGCGGTCGGGGACATCATCACCGCCGTCGAAGGCAAGCCGGTGCGGCGCCTCGCCGACCTGACCGATGCGCTGGAGCAGGTCGGCGCCGGGAAGACTGTCCGCATTACTGTCAAGCGGGGCTCGGACAGCCGCGACGTGAACGTGGGCATCATCGACATCGAGCGCTCCTGAACCGGCAATCTGCGCGGCCAAAGCGGGCGTAGCACGCAATGCAGATGTGCTGCGGGTCGGTTGTATCGACTGCAAAATCGGCTAAAACCGCCGCGGTCGTTTTCCGGATTTCAAGGACCCCACGGAATGAACATTCTTCCCGGCAATTTGCGTTTCGGAGCGGGGCAGCCCGTCAAGCGTTTGGAAGACCAGCGGCTGCTCACCGGGAAGGGGCAGTTCATCGACGACAAGCCGGAGGACGGCGCGCTGTGGTTGCACGTGCTGCGCTCGCCGCACGCCCACGCGAAGATCGTTTCGGTCGACACCGGCGTCGCGGCGTCGATGCCGGGCGTCATCGCGGTCTATACGGGGGCGGACCTCGTCAAGGACGACGTCGGCAGCATCCCCACGCTGAGCATCTTCAAGCGTCCCGACGGCAAGCCGATGACGGTGCCGCCGCGCCGCCTGCTCGCCCACGAGGTCGTGCGCTATGCCGGTGAGGCCGTGGCCGCCGTGGTGGCGTCGTCGCGCACTGAGGCGCAGAGCGCGGCCGAGGCGATCGTGGTCGAATATGACGTGCAGCCCGCAGTGGTCGATCCCGTCGAGGCGGTGAAGCCCGGCGCGCCCGTGGTGTGGCCGGAGGCGCCTGACAACATCGTCGGCGCCATGGCTTACGGCGATGCCGTCAAGGTTGACGAGGCCTTTGCCAAGGCTGCACATACCGTCGAGCTCGATGTCGTCAGCCAGCGCCTCGTGCCCTCCGCGATGGAGCCGCGCTCGACCATTGCCGAGATCGACAAGAAATCCGGTCGCCTTCTCCTGCATGTGCAATCGCAGACGCCGGCCTCGACCCGCGACGTGCTGGCGGAAGCCGTGCTCAAGCGTCCCAAGGACAGCGTCCGCGTGCTGGTCGGCGACATCGGCGGCGGCTTTGGCCAGAAGACGAACCTCTATCCGGAAGATGGTATCGTCGCTTACGCGGCAACCAAGCTGAACAAAAAAATCCGGTGGCGCGGCGACCGCACCGACGAGTTCGTCGGCGGCACCCACGGCCGCGATCTCACCTCCACGGCGTCCTTCGCGCTCGACGAGAAGGGCAAGGTGCTGGCCTATCGCGTCAAGTCGATCGGCTGCACCGGCGCCTATTCCTCGGGTGCGGCGAACATCATTCCGCTGGTGCTTGGGCCGTTCGTGCAGACCGGCGTCTACGATTTGCCGCTGGTGCATTTCGAAGTGCAGTCGGTGATGACGCACACCGCGCCCGTTGGTGCCTACCGCGGCGCCGGCCGCCCCGAGGCGGTGTTCATCGTCGAGCGCCTGTTCGACGCGGCCGCGCGAAAAATCGGCATGGATCCGCGCGCGATCCGCAAAGCCAACTACATCAAGCCCGCGCAGCTGCCCTACACCAATGCAGCGGGCCAAGTGTATGATTCCGGCGCCTTCGCGCACATGCTCGACCGTGCCGTGAAGCTTGCCGACTGGGACGGCTTTGCCGCACGTAAGAAAGCAGCGAAGAAGAAAGGCCTGCTCTACGGCCGCGGGCTCACGTCCTACATCGAATGGACCGGCGGCCGCGCCCACACCGAGAAGGTGAGCCTGCACGCGACCTCGCAGGGCCGCGTCGTGCTGCATTCCGGCACCATGGCGATGGGGCAGGGGCTGCAGACCACCTACACTCAGATGATCTCCGACACGCTCGGGATTGCCATGGACAAGATCGATGTCGTCCAGGGCGACACTGATCTCGCCATGGGTTTTGGCAGCGTCGGCTCGCGCTCACTGTTCGTCGGCGGCACGGCGGTCGCGGTGTCGTCCAACGATTTGATCCAGAAGGCCCGCGAGAAGGCGGCGAACGTGCTGGAGACCTCGGTCGAGGACATCGAATACCAGGGCGGCATGCTCACCGTGGTCGGAACCGACCGCCGCATCAGCCTGTTCGATCTCGCCGAGAAGGAGAGCGGCGCCAAGCTCAGCGTCGATTCAGAGGGTGAGGTGGATGGGCCGAGCTGGCCGAACGGCACGCATATCTGCGAGGTCGAGATCGATCCCGAGACCGGCGTGTCGAAGGTCGTGCGCTACACCACCGTCGACGACGTCGGTGTGGCCGTGAACCCGATGCTGGTGACGGGGCAGATCCATGGCGGCGTCGCGCAGGGCATCGGTCAGGCATTGTATGAGGGCGTGTCCTACGATGCCGACGGCCAGCTCCTCACCGCGAGCTACCAGGACTACTGCATCCCGCGCGCCGACGACGTGCCGCCGATCGTGGTGACGCTCGACGATTCCGCGCCCTGTCGCACCAATCCGCTCGGTGCCAAAGGCTGCGGCGAATCCGGTGCCATCGGCGGCCCGCCTTGCGTCACCAACGGCGTGATGGACGCGCTCGCCGAGCTCGGCATCACCCAGCTGAATACGCCCCTGACGCCGCAGAAGATCTGGAACGCGATCAGCGACGCGAAGACGAGTTAGGGGCTCAGCTGAAGCCTCAAACTCGGTGTCGTCCCGGCCTAGTGCGCGATTGCGCACGAGGCCCGGGACGACAGCGAGTGTGTGGCGCTAGCGCCGCCTCAAATCCCCAGCATCATCTTGGCGATGATGTCGCGCTGGATCTCCGAGGTGCCGCCGAAGATCGTGTAGGCGCGGCCGTTGAGATATTCCGGCACCACCGTCAGCATCTCCTCAGGCGTCGCCGGCTCGTGGTTGAGCTTGTAGAGCGGGCGCATCGGCTCGACGGCGAGGGCGTCATGGCCGATCACGTCGGCCCCCAGCCGCGTCACGGCCTGGCGGATTTCGCTGTTGCGCAACTTCAGGATCGACGACACCGCGCCGGGATTCTGCCCGGTCTGGAGTGCCGAGAGCACGCGCAGCTCGGTCATCTCCAACGCGTCGATGTCAACCTCGACCTCGGAGATGCGCGTGGCGATGTCGGGGCTGTCGATCGCGCGGCCCGTGAGGTCGGACTCGGCGAGATCCGCGATCGCCTTCAGTCCTTCGCGCAGCTTGGCCGACGCGATCCCCGAGCCGCGCTCGAACTCGAGCAGATATTTGCCGTAGGTCCAGCCCTTGCCTTCCTCGCCGACGCGGTTGGCCACGGGCACCCGCACGTCGTCGAAGAACACCTGGTTGACCTCGTGGTCGCCGCCGATGGTGAGGATGGGGCGCGTGGTGATGCCGGGTGTCTTCATGTCGATCAGGATGAAGCTGATGCCCTCCTGCTGCCGCGGCCCGTCGCTGGTGCGCACCAGCGCGAACATGCGGTTGGCGTGGTGCGCATGCGTGGTCCAGATTTTCGTACCGTTGATGATGTAGTCGTCGCCGTCGCGCACCGCGCGCGTCTTCAGTGAGGAGAGATCGGAGCCTGAGCCGGGCTCGGAATAGCCCTGGCACCAATAATCCTCGCCGGAGAGGATCCGCGGCAGATAGAAGTTCTTCTGTTCCGGCGAGCCGAAGCCGATGATGACGGGCCCGACCATCTTCACGCCCATCACGTTGACATTCGGCACGCCAGCCCGTGCGGATTCGGTCTCGAAGATCCAGCGCTGCGCCGGCGTCCAGTCCGGGCCGCCGTGCTCGACCGGCCAGCCCGGCGCGCCCCAACCCTGCCTGTGCAGCGCGCGCTGCCAAGCCATGCCGATGTCGGGATCGGAGAACACGGACGGTGTCAGCGCGGTGGCGCGCTTCATCTCATCGGTGAGGTTCTTCGCAATGAAGCCCCGCACCTCGTCCTGGAAGGCGCGTTCCTCGGCATTGAACGACAGGTCCATGAGGCTCTCCCAGTGTCAGGCGGGCACGGCGGTGCGGCCAAGCCCGGCATGGCGGCCATAATGATGCGCGCTACCGCCGAACAGCGTGTCGAAGGCGACCAGCCGCTTGAAATAGGCGCCAACCTCGAGCTCCTCGGTGACGCCCATGCCGCCGTGGAGCTGGATCGACTGCTCGCCGACGAAGCGGGCGCATTTGCCGATTTTTGCTTTCGCGCCCGATGCGGCCCGCGCGCGCTCGACCGGCGGGCTGTCGGCTTTCAGCGCGGCGCGCAGCGCCATCGAACGGGACTCGTCGACCTGCATGGCCATATCGGCAAGGCGGTGGCGGATCACCTGGTTGGCGGACAGCGGCCGGCCAAATTGCTTGCGGATCTTGGTGTACTCCAGCGTCGTCTCCAGCAGCGTCTGCATGATGCCGACGGCCTCGGCGCCGAGCGCGGCTATGGCGCGATCGACGGCCCATTCGATCGCAGGCAGCGCGTCGCGGTCGTCGCCAAGCAAGGCGTCTTTGGGCAGATGCACGTCGGACAGCGCGATGTTGCAGGCGCGCCCGCCGCCGAGGCGCGCGTAGTCGGAGATCGCGAGGCCCGGCACTGTGGCCGGCACCACGAACAGGCCGATCCGTCCCGAAGGGCCGTGATGGTCATGGGTAACTGCGGAGACGATGATCTCATCGGCGGCATGCCCGTCGAGCACGGCGATCTTGCTGCCGGTCAGGCGCCAGCCCTGCACCGTCTTGTTGGCGACGGTCGCGACCTTGGCAAGATCGAACCGTGCCGCGCGCTCGGAATGCGCAAACGCAAGCTTCAGCGATCCGTCCGCCACCTTGGGCAGGCTCGCCTGCTTTTGCTCCTTGGTGCCGCATCTGTCGATCAGCGCGGCGCCCAGCACCACGGTTGCAACATAGGGCTCCGACACCAGTCCGCGGCCAAAGGCTTCCATCAGGATGCCGACATCGACCGCGCCGCCGCCGAGGCCGCCAAACTCCTCCGGAAGCGGCAGCGCCAGCCAGCCGAGCTCGGCGAATAGTTTCCAGACATCGGGGCTGAAGCCGAGCGGATCGTTCGCCATCTTGCGGCGATGATCGGCGTCGTAGCTTTCGGCCACGAACCGTTCCGCACTCTCGCGCAGCAGGCGCTGCTTGTCACTGAGATTGAGGTCCATGTCGCTACTCTCCGGCCGCCGGCGGCTTGCGCACGGAGGGATGCAGGCCGGAGGGATCGACGATCATGCCGAACTCCTGGAGATTATGCGCGTGGCAGAGCTGATGCAGCGCAAAGGCCTGGTCGATCGCGACGGGCTGGCCCATGACGTCGACGGAGCGATTCACGGCCTCCTTGGTCAGCTTCAGTGCGAAGGACGGCTTTGTCGCGATGCGGCGCGCCAGCTCCAGCACGCGCGACGACAATTCCGCGCGTGGCACGATTTGGTTGACCATGCCGAGCTGATGCGCCTCCTGCGCGCTCCAGCTGTCGGCCGTGAACAGGAACTCCTTGGCCTTGCGTGGCCCCAGCTCCCAGGGATGCACGAACCACTCGACACCGCAGACGCCCATGGTGACGACGGGGTCGCAGAACTGCGCGTCATCGCTGGCGACGATGAGATCGCAGGCCCAGGCCAGCATCAGGCCGCCGGCGATGCACTTGCCGTGCACCTCGGCAATCGTGGGCTTGGCGAGGTTGCGCCAGCGCCGCGTGATCTGGAGATATATTTCCTGCTCGCGCGCGAAGCGGCCATGGGCATTGGGCTCTGCAAAGCCACCCCAATTTCCAATCGGCGGAAAATCGGCACCTGCGGCATTCTTGCCGCCGGGGCGCAAATCGTGACCGGAAGAAAAGTGCGGCCCGTTGCCGGCGAGAATGATCACCTTGACCGCATCGTCCTGCACTGCCGCATCGAAGGCGGCGTTGAGGTCGTAGGTCATTTGCAGGTTTTGCGCGTTGCGCGCCTCGGGCCGGTTCATCACGATCCGGGCAATCGCCGGCTCCAGTCGCTCCACGAGGATGGTCTCGAACGAGGACATCGCTTTTCCCTGGCGTTTCCGTTCTTGTTTTACCCGAGTTGACTATGTGGGCGAGGGATAGGCAAGAGGCTTGCGTCAGCCGGCTGCTGTTCTCGCGCGCCCAATCTGATAGCTTATGCCAGATTTCACCGGGAGAAATTTGATGCGCAAGATCCTGACCGTGCTGGCGGCCCTGGCCTCGCTGAGCTTGACCAATTGCGGCTACAACGCCATCCAGAGCGAGGACGAGCAGATCAAGAGCAACTGGTCCGAGGTGGTGAACCAGTATCAGCGCCGCGCCGATCTCGTGCCCAACCTCGTCAACTCGGTAAAGGGCTTTGCGCAGCAGGAGAAGGACGTGCTGCTCGGCGTCACCAATGCCCGCGCCAAGGTCGGCAGCATCCAGGCGACGCCCGAGGTGCTGAACGACCCCGCAGCGTTCCAGAAATTCCAGGCCGCCCAGGGCGAGCTCTCCAGCGCGCTGTCGCGCCTCCTGGTCGTCACCGAGAACTATCCGCAGCTGAAGTCGGACGCCCTGTTCAAGGATTTGATGTCGCAGCTCGAGGGTACCGAGAACCGCATCACGGTGGCGCGCAACCGCTACATCAAGGCGGTGCAGGATTATAACGTCACCATCCGCTCCTTCCCGAGCAATCTCACCGCGATGATGTTCGGCTACAAGGAGAAGCCGAACTTCTCGGTCGAGAACGAGAAGGAGATCTCGACCGCGCCGAAGGTGGACTTCAACCCGGCGCCCGCGCCGTCGAAGTAAGCGCGTTCGCCTCAAATGCGCGCCCCACACTCCGCAGTCATTCCCCGCGAAGGCGGGGAATCCAGTACGCCGCGGCTTCTCCGTAGCCCGCCGGCGTCTCTGGAATACTGGATCGCCCGATCGAGCCGGGCGATGACCCTGAGTGTATGGTGCGCGGTCATCATTGCGGCGGTATTCCTCGCCTTCGTCATCCCTGCCCACGCCGACGTCGCCGTTCCCCAGCTCACCGGCCGCGTCGTCGACCAGACCGGCACGCTCTCCAGCGCCGACATCGCCGCACTGTCGCAAAAGCTGCGCCATTTCGAGAACCGCAAGGGCAGCCAGGTCGCCGTCCTGATCGTGCCGACGACGCAGCCGGAGACGATCGAGCAGTTCTCGATCCGCGTCGCCGACGCCTGGAAGATCGGCCGCAAGAAGGTCGATGACGGTGCGATCCTCATCGTTGCGAAGAACGACCGGCATTTGCGCATCGAGGTCGGCTACGGGCTCGAAGGCGCGCTCACCGATGTCACGTCACGGCGCATCATCGACGAGATCATCACGCCCAAATTCAGGACGGGCGATTTCGCCGGAGGCATTTCGGACGGCGTCGATCGCATGATCCGCGTGATCGACGGCGAGCCGCTGCCGGTTCCGTCACCAACCGTCAGCTTTGGAAGCCTGGACGATCTCGCTCCGCTCTTCATCGTCACGCTGTTCGTATCGATCGGGGTCGGCGGGTTCTTCCGGGCCATGCTGGGCCGGCTGCTTGGATCGGTGGCGACAGGCGGCATCATCGCAGCGCTGAGCTGGCTCATTCTCGGCTCTTTCGCGCTCGCCATGGTGCTCGGCGTCATCGGCTTCATCATCGGTTTCATCGCCGATCTGTTTTCGGCGATGGGACCGAGTACGGGGTCGTCGCGCGGCGGCGCGTGGTCGGGCGGCTCCTCGGGGGGCGGTTGGAGCAGCGGCTCATCGAGCGACAGCGGCAGCTTCAGCGGCGGCGGGGCCAGTTTCGGCGGCGGCGGCGCCTCGGGGAGCTGGTAGGCATGAGCATCAGGCGCATCGGCAGGCATCTGCTCCAGCATCATTGGCGGGCGAAGCAGATTTTCCCGCAAGCCGTGCTCGACCGCATCGAGCAGGCGATCAAGCAGGGCGAGGCCACCCATTCCGGCCAGGTCCGTTTTGTGGTCGAAGGCGCGCTCGACGGCGGGCCGCTGTTCCGCAACCAGCCGGCGCGCGAGCGCGCGCTCGACGTCTTCTCGCATCTGCGCATCTGGGATACCGCGCACAACAACGGCGTCCTCATCTATCTCCTGCTTGCCGACCGTGACGTCGAGATCGTGGCCGACCGCGGCATCGACGCGAAGGTCGGAGGCGAGGGCTGGGAGAGCATCTGCCGTGCGATGGAGGCGGAGTTCAGGTCAGGCCAGTTCGAACGCGGCGTGATCGACGGCATCGCGGCGGTGTCGCGCGAGCTGGCAAAGCATTTCCCGCCGCAAGGCGCGCATCGCAACGAGCTGCCGGACGAACCGGTGGTGATGTAAGCTTTACGTCGTCCCGGCGAAGGCCGGGACCCATATGTGGACGGCCCCCGTGGCACAAGAGCTTTGTGAGGTTTGATCGGATCGCTTGCATCCATATGTGCGGCCTGTTGATGCAGCTTTGTAGCCGCTGGCCAAGATGGTTTCCGCAACACGAGTTCCAATCACCGCTGCGACCTTGCTCGGCCAATGGGTCCCACGGATTTGCTCGCGTCTCGGGTCGACCGATCACACCATCTCCTCTGCTCCTGCAGCTCCGGTTCGGTCGGCGGACTAAGTCGCCGGCCGGCCGAATCTCTCAACTACGCGGCAACGGCCATTTGGGCATCGATCCGCGCGCTATCGTAGCTTTCCCCCGTGGTCATCAGTTTCCAGGCGATGCGAGCCATCTTGTTGGCCAGCGCCACTGCGGCCAGCTTCGGCGTCTTGCGCTTCAACAGCTCGATCAGCCAGCGAGGCCCGCGATCTCGGGTTTTGGCCATCTTCACCACCGAGGTTGCCCCGACCACCAGCAGCTGACGTAGCCTCTCATCACCTGCCCGGGTGATCTTGCCGAGCCGGGTCTTTCCCGCAGTGGAATGGTCCTTGGGCGTCAGGCCGAGCCAGGCTGCGAACAGCCGCCCCGAGCGGAAGGCGTGTGGGTCGGGCGCCTTCATCACCAGCGCCGCCGCCGTGACCGGACCGATCCCCGGGATCTGCGCCAATCGCCGGCTCGTGGCATCGGCCCGGTGCCAGGCCAGCAGCTTGGCCTCGACCGCCTTCAGCTCGACCTGCACCTGGTCATATTGGCGAGCCAGCATCGCAAACAGCTCGCGGGCCAGCGCCGGCACGCCTTCGTCCTGGCTGATCGCCGCCAGGAACGCGGCGAGCTTGTCCAGCCCCTTGGCCGCGATCAGACCGAACTCCGCCGCATGCCCGCGGATCGTGTTGGAGAGTTGCGTGCGACGCGCGACCAATTGCTCGCGGACGCCCAGCAGCATCAGTGCAGCCTGCTGCTCCGCCGTCTTCACCGCCACATACCGCATCCGCGGCCGGCTCGCCGCCTCGCACAGCCCTTCCGCATCGCGCCCGTCGTTCTTGTTGCGCGGCACGTAGGGCTTCACCAGCTGCGGCGCAATCAGCTTGAACGTGTGTCCCAGCCGGCCGAGCTCGCGTGCCAAGTGGTGGGCGGCCCCGCAAGCCTCGATCACGACCACCGTCGGCGGCAGCTTGGCAAAAAACTCCAGCATCGCCTTGCGGCTGAGCCGCTTGCGCAACACGACCTGCTCGGAGGCGTCAACGCCATGGAGCTGGAAAATATACTTCGACGTATCCATTCCAATGCGGATAATCTGACCCACGGACGGCTCCTGTGAATGAGTGTGTGACAACCTCATTCTGGCACACTGATGCCGTAGGGGGCCGTCCACCCCATCACCGCGAGGTCTACCGATCGCACGCGGTGTAACTCCTGAACGACGAGTCTTCGCCAAACTACCCCCGGGGGTTATGGATCCCGGCCTTCGCCGGGACGATATCGTGGAGGTGATTGTGCGTCCCTTCGTGCATCCACGCGCGAAGCGCAGGCCCATTCAATCATCGAGCTTATTTAAATCCCGCACCGATTGCATGATCGGCTCGAAATTCGAGCGCGCATCCAGCGCGTCAAACAGTTGCGCCGTGTCCTCCAGCAATCCGTGTGACCTCGCAATCGCGATCCGCACATCGTCTTGCGGCGTGTCTGACAAGCGCCCGTGTCCCGACAGCAGGAGCTTCGAATCGAGCCCCTTGAGGCGTTCCAGCGACTGTATGTAGTCGGCAATGCTGCCCGAACCGAACACGCCGCCCATCACGCCGCCGGGCATTAGCGTATCGGCGGCGAACAGCAGGCCCTTATCCTGGTCGAACAGCGTGATGCAGGCCGAGGTGTGGCCCGGCGTGTGCATCACATTGAGGCGGAAATTGCCGAGGTCGATCAGATTGCCTTCCTCGAGCCAGATGTCGATGTTGATCGGCACTTTCGGCTCGTTGAACATCTTTCGCAGCATCGAGAAATCGTCGCGCAGCATGATCTTGTTGGCGGCGAGCCGATGCGCGGCGACGAAGGTGCGGCGCTCATTGAAGTGCCAGGCCGCGCCGATATGGTCGAGATGCTCATGGCTCAGCACCACCATGTCGATCTTTTCCGGCGGACAGCCCGCGAAAGTCAGACACTCGACCATCGCCGGATAGTTCGACGACAGCCCGACATCGATCAGGATCGTGCGCGCCGAGCCGCGCACCAGATAGGCGTTCGCCGCGCGGTTAGTGAAGCGGATCTGGTAAACGTTGTCTGCCGCCTCGATCAGTGTGCAGGTGTCGTTCTTCATCAGGACCGGAAAGGAGGTCAGCTTGCAGTCGCTCATGATTGTGCCGCCGGGTAGTTGACGGCGTTGGACGCGCGCAGGCGTTTGGAGAGCGCATCCATTACCATCAGCGCGAATGCAGGCTGCTGGCTGACCAGATAGACGAAGCGGGCGTGGTTGATCCGCATCACCTTCGTGTTCGGTGCCGATGCGATCGCGGTGGCCGAGCGCGCCGAGCCGTCGATCACTGCCATCTCGCCGAAGAACTCGCCCTTGCCGAGCTTGATGATGCTGGTCTTGCTGGCGCCGTTCACCTTGGCGATCTCGACCTCACCGTCGAGCACGACGAACAGCTCGCGGCCGGTCGAGCCTTCTTCGAAGATGACGTCATCGACACCAAACGCGTTGATGCACTTCTCGATCGTCATGGCACCCCCCAAACGCCTTCTGGCTGACGGGATAGGCCATGTTAGCCGGGGAACGGTGATGGGCAAACAACCGGTTTACGCCGCGCCATTGCGCAGCCGTTCATCTTCGCCCGGTTACAAATTGTCTTACGCCCGCCACGCCGGTTCCACTTTCCCGGCCAAATTCGGCCTCGGACGAGTTCCTAAAATTTCGGTAAGCGGGTCCCGAGGTAAGGAATTCGCAAGCAATGAAAGTTACCAAAAGGTCAACCTAGACTGGAGAATTTGAGCCGTGAGCGAACCAATGCCCGAGCAGGCCACCCTGGATAACGGCGCCGGCGAAGCCGCATCGACCGCGCCGCAGGTCGTCGAGGCCGTCGCCGGGATCGAGGCCCCCTCGATCGCCCCCGATCATGAGGCGCCCCCCAAGCCTGATCCGGTCAAGATCGAGCCGCCAAAAATCGAGGCAGCAAGGATCGAGGTGCCGAAGCTCGAGGCCAAAGCCGAGACCAAGCCCGACCCGAAGCCCGGCAAGCTGATCGTGATGGCGCCGTCAGAGCGCTCTTGGGACGGCTCCTGGGACCGCGAGGACTTTGCCCCCCATGTGAAGGCCGAGGAGCCGCGCGAGACCGGCGGCAAGCGCCGCCTGTCGGCGATGGCCGCGGTGGTGGTGATTGCCGCTTGCGTCGGCGCGATCAGCGGTGCGCTCGCGACCGCCGGCATGATGCGTTTTGCCGCCCCGGCCCAGGCGCCGGTCCAGGTCGCCGACACCAGCGCGCTGGACGCTTCTGTCGCGCGGATCGATGCCGACCTCGTCGCACTGAAGGCCAACGTCGAGCACAGCTCGAAGACCGGCGTCAGCCAGGTCAACCGGGCCAATGACCGCCTCGACAAGCTCGAGAAGGCCCAGGCCGAACCGTTGGCTAAGATCGCAAAACTGTCGGAGACGGTCGACAAGCTCCGCGCCACGCCGCCCGCCGCCCCGGCGCAGGCGGCCGCCGCGCCCGCCAAGGAAACCACTGGTTCGATCGCCCCGACCCAGGTTGCGACCGCAGCGCCAGTCGCGGCTCCCGCACCCGCCGCCCCCAAAACCGAGGTCGGCCGCTTGCCGACGATCGAAGGCTGGAGGCTGCGCGACGTCG
This genomic stretch from Bradyrhizobium sp. CCGB12 harbors:
- a CDS encoding MBL fold metallo-hydrolase gives rise to the protein MSDCKLTSFPVLMKNDTCTLIEAADNVYQIRFTNRAANAYLVRGSARTILIDVGLSSNYPAMVECLTFAGCPPEKIDMVVLSHEHLDHIGAAWHFNERRTFVAAHRLAANKIMLRDDFSMLRKMFNEPKVPINIDIWLEEGNLIDLGNFRLNVMHTPGHTSACITLFDQDKGLLFAADTLMPGGVMGGVFGSGSIADYIQSLERLKGLDSKLLLSGHGRLSDTPQDDVRIAIARSHGLLEDTAQLFDALDARSNFEPIMQSVRDLNKLDD
- a CDS encoding YgcG family protein; its protein translation is MTLSVWCAVIIAAVFLAFVIPAHADVAVPQLTGRVVDQTGTLSSADIAALSQKLRHFENRKGSQVAVLIVPTTQPETIEQFSIRVADAWKIGRKKVDDGAILIVAKNDRHLRIEVGYGLEGALTDVTSRRIIDEIITPKFRTGDFAGGISDGVDRMIRVIDGEPLPVPSPTVSFGSLDDLAPLFIVTLFVSIGVGGFFRAMLGRLLGSVATGGIIAALSWLILGSFALAMVLGVIGFIIGFIADLFSAMGPSTGSSRGGAWSGGSSGGGWSSGSSSDSGSFSGGGASFGGGGASGSW
- a CDS encoding Crp/Fnr family transcriptional regulator, with the protein product MTIEKCINAFGVDDVIFEEGSTGRELFVVLDGEVEIAKVNGASKTSIIKLGKGEFFGEMAVIDGSARSATAIASAPNTKVMRINHARFVYLVSQQPAFALMVMDALSKRLRASNAVNYPAAQS
- a CDS encoding IS110 family transposase; the protein is MGQIIRIGMDTSKYIFQLHGVDASEQVVLRKRLSRKAMLEFFAKLPPTVVVIEACGAAHHLARELGRLGHTFKLIAPQLVKPYVPRNKNDGRDAEGLCEAASRPRMRYVAVKTAEQQAALMLLGVREQLVARRTQLSNTIRGHAAEFGLIAAKGLDKLAAFLAAISQDEGVPALARELFAMLARQYDQVQVELKAVEAKLLAWHRADATSRRLAQIPGIGPVTAAALVMKAPDPHAFRSGRLFAAWLGLTPKDHSTAGKTRLGKITRAGDERLRQLLVVGATSVVKMAKTRDRGPRWLIELLKRKTPKLAAVALANKMARIAWKLMTTGESYDSARIDAQMAVAA
- a CDS encoding LemA family protein, which encodes MRKILTVLAALASLSLTNCGYNAIQSEDEQIKSNWSEVVNQYQRRADLVPNLVNSVKGFAQQEKDVLLGVTNARAKVGSIQATPEVLNDPAAFQKFQAAQGELSSALSRLLVVTENYPQLKSDALFKDLMSQLEGTENRITVARNRYIKAVQDYNVTIRSFPSNLTAMMFGYKEKPNFSVENEKEISTAPKVDFNPAPAPSK
- a CDS encoding TPM domain-containing protein; the encoded protein is MSIRRIGRHLLQHHWRAKQIFPQAVLDRIEQAIKQGEATHSGQVRFVVEGALDGGPLFRNQPARERALDVFSHLRIWDTAHNNGVLIYLLLADRDVEIVADRGIDAKVGGEGWESICRAMEAEFRSGQFERGVIDGIAAVSRELAKHFPPQGAHRNELPDEPVVM